A region of Solanum dulcamara chromosome 7, daSolDulc1.2, whole genome shotgun sequence DNA encodes the following proteins:
- the LOC129896634 gene encoding uncharacterized protein LOC129896634: MEGNTCDINHLDSDVLLPPRKRLLAVLKKQTFDINPCTPSSPTDDITGFEFDIRLNDLLKFHSVDCNCSIEEIVEASRVAALKAVELAKAARAVAEEKAAKAAEAMAAAKSAMELVATVSGEVMDKDKYSKKNKMKKHIPVQMLYNNKYKVTKDCRTDEDLARTLSRTINSSPRISKNATSDSKNCKHKRLKSSFPSENAKIQNGSALWEGNRPFASNGIDKALNGSSQEKELIRVDLNIAKFNKADLRKMENGKGKPMNSKEEFGESPDDICNVDKKKGRMKQKKLPLSNCSFRDKVNPKKDMNSKSSSSPDEKISKVTGINEPVFPVERSSTLKCQTFKASTCVKK; this comes from the coding sequence ATGGAAGGGAATACATGTGACATCAATCACTTGGATTCAGACGTGCTTTTACCTCCTCGAAAACGGCTTCTGGCAGTATTGAAAAAGCAGACTTTTGATATTAATCCATGTACCCCATCCTCTCCTACTGATGATATTACAGGATTTGAGTTCGATATCCGTCTTAATGACTTGTTGAAGTTTCACTCGGTTGATTGTAATTGTTCCATCGAGGAGATTGTCGAGGCCTCGAGAGTGGCAGCTCTAAAAGCTGTTGAGCTTGCAAAAGCTGCAAGAGCAGTTGCTGAAGAGAAAGCTGCGAAAGCAGCAGAGGCCATGGCTGCTGCTAAGAGTGCAATGGAGTTGGTTGCTACTGTTTCTGGGGAGGTTATGGATAAAGACAAATACTCGAAGAAGAATAAGATGAAGAAGCACATTCCTGTTCAGATGCTGTATAATAATAAGTATAAAGTGACTAAGGATTGTAGAACGGATGAAGATTTAGCTCGGACGTTAAGTAGGACAATAAACAGCTCTCCAAGAATTTCGAAGAACGCAACCTCtgactccaaaaattgcaaacACAAGAGGCTTAAAAGCTcttttccttctgaaaatgCTAAGATTCAGAATGGAAGTGCATTATGGGAAGGAAACCGACCTTTTGCAAGCAATGGGATTGATAAGGCATTAAATGGTTCTAGCCAGGAGAAAGAACTAATTAGAGTAGACTTGAACATAGCGAAATTCAATAAGGCGGATCTTAGAAAGATGGAAAATGGCAAAGGAAAACCAATGAACTCAAAGGAAGAATTCGGGGAATCACCAGATGATATATGTAACGTTGATAAAAAGAAGGGGCGGATGAAGCAGAAAAAGTTACCCCTCAGTAATTGCAGTTTCAGGGATAAAGTGAACCCCAAAAAGGACATGAATTCCAAAAGTTCATCATCACCTGATGAGAAGATCAGCAAAGTTACTGGTATTAACGAGCCTGTGTTTCCAGTTGAGAGGTCATCTACATTGAAGTGCCAAACTTTTAAGGCATCCACTTGTGTTAAAAAATAA
- the LOC129894888 gene encoding uncharacterized protein LOC129894888, which translates to MVRLSDLIDLDAGETMRKSLLHKIRRGLEAPRNRPEQPTEASCSFCVGGDDILCTYHMTNDWPVKNCYVNEVPMKKLISEELAKRPNTGQNAPRVVARLMGLDTLSVDEERLRKVSLRQTVCDSFERRSSNNLKFNEPKPREHPLEEELQKFKKEFEAYQSARFKECSEFVELSTNKDGWMAQRHLNKEKLVLYANSIRKTVTERSVELKGHAVTENIHENGISKVQKDKNELLAAARNKTNRALNFKSGSAPAKIVILRPVCDRTGENEESWANSPRISEDGGSMEEFLQEVKVRLKFELQEKSFQKTIEKPSDAKIMAQCIAKQARESVTRDVGTTLHRSESMQSYRSEIQCDEAGSPEFIHRDTRRILTERLRNVPRDETSHDIDKHGRVNSTSVTQNREKSRAEEIRYASNEVCHGEDLKDESDMQSRYSRQELGNDVMQDQKLFHKNLVRSLSAPVSRSSFGKLLLEDQHTLTGAHIRRKHEAIEEVTMNVKKWRKEKFNLKEKVSSFKYSFILRGKLFGRKIQSLEESQGDKQIHMKNFQSTQTVASKFYVRQENSTEVPPSPASVCSTSNEEFWRQTDYFSPSSSSISDVNPLDDSEIPHVFKEISSNLNEIRRQLNQLETYDSEETMIDEQPIEEEIVMDIDDPAEAFVKDVLVASGLYDGSCDKYLLKWDPLGKPISNQVFEEVEESYKRQKINNYEEGSSTDHHEFKKLHHKLLCDFLNEVLPGVLGSTFMERTISPTPRASWGKKLLECVWEIARVSSDMSSQSLETILARELLCTRWDGLVDEDVNALGKDVEYQIVGDLIHEMINDMQP; encoded by the exons ATGGTAAGATTGTCGGATCTTATTGACCTTGATGCAGGAGAGACGATGAGGAAATCTCTTTTGCATAAGATACGCAGGG GCCTGGAGGCTCCTCGAAATAGACCGGAGCAGCCAACAGAGGCTTCATGTAGCTTCTGCGTTGGAGGGGACGATATCCTG TGCACTTATCACATGACAAATGACTGGCCAGTGAAGAACTGTTATGTGAATGAGGTTCCAATGAAGAAACTGATCAGTGAAGAATTAGCTAAAAGACCAAACACAGGACAGAATGCGCCTAGAGTTGTGGCACGTCTGATGGGCCTGGATACGTTATCCGTAGATGAGGAAAGATTGAGAAAGGTTTCCTTGAGACAAACAGTTTGCGATTCCTTTGAAAGACGGAGTAGTAATAACCTAAAGTTCAACGAGCCTAAACCTCGAGAACATCCACTGGAAGAGGAACTACAAAAGTTTAAGAAAGAGTTTGAAGCATACCAATCAGCAAGGTTCAAGGAATGCTCAGAGTTTGTTGAACTTAGCACCAACAAGGATGGATGGATGGCACAACGACACTTGAACAAAGAAAAATTGGTTCTTTATGCGAACTCAATTAGAAAGACGGTTACTGAGAGATCTGTAGAGCTTAAAGGACATGCTGTAACAGAAAATATACACGAAAATGGTATTTCAAAGGTTCAGAAAGATAAAAATGAACTTCTTGCAGCTGCACGAAATAAGACTAATCGTGCATTGAACTTTAAGTCGGGTTCTGCTCCTGCAAAGATTGTAATTTTGAGGCCTGTTTGTGACAGGACAGGGGAAAATGAAGAATCATGGGCTAATTCTCCTAGAATATCCGAAGACGGGGGTAGCATGGAAGAATTTCTTCAGGAGGTTAAGGTAAGACTAAAATTTGAATTGCaagagaagagtttccaaaaaaCCATTGAGAAGCCATCAGATGCAAAGATAATGGCTCAATGTATTGCAAAACAGGCGCGAGAGAGTGTTACTAGGGACGTTGGAACGACTCTACACCGATCAGAATCAATGCAGTCTTATAGAAGTGAAATTCAATGTGACGAGGCTGGCTCTCCTGAGTTCATTCATAGAGATACAAGAAGAATTTTGACTGAAAGGTTGAGGAATGTCCCGAGGGATGAAACATCTCATGATATCGACAAACATGGCCGTGTAAACTCCACATCAGTAACACAGAATAGGGAAAAGAGCAGAGCTGAAGAAATCAGATATGCTTCAAATGAAGTGTGCCACGGGGAGGATTTGAAAGACGAATCAGACATGCAGAGCAGATATTCCAGGCAGGAGCTCGGTAATGATGTTATGCAAGACCAGAAACTATTTCATAAGAACCTGGTTAGATCTTTGTCAGCTCCTGTGTCAAGATCATCATTCGGAAAGCTTCTCCTAGAGGATCAACATACATTGACGGGGGCTCATATTAGGAGAAAACATGAAGCTATTGAGGAGGTCACAATGAACGTTAAGAAATGGCGAAAAGAGAAGTTCAACCTTAAGGAAAAAGTTTCCAGCTTTAAGTATAGTTTTATACTTAGAGGAAAGCTCTTTGGTAGAAAAATTCAATCTTTGGAGGAATCACAAGGAGACAAACAAATTCACATGAAAAATTTTCAAAGCACACAAACTGTTGCATCCAAATTTTATGTGAGACAA GAGAATTCTACTGAAGTGCCACCAAGTCCTGCATCTGTGTGTAGCACAAGCAATGAAGAATTTTGGAGGCAAACAGATTATTTCAgtccatcatcatcatcaatttCAGATGTAAATCCACTCGATGATAGTGAGATACCTCATGTTTTCAAAGAGATCAGCTCTAATCTGAACG AAATAAGGAGGCAATTGAATCAGCTAGAAACTTATGACTCTGAGGAGACAATGATCGACGAGCAGCCTATTGAAGAGGAGATCGTAATGGATATTGACGATCCAGCTGAAGCATTCGTTAAAGATGTGCTTGTTGCTTCTGGTTTATACGATGGTTCATGCGATAAATATCTATTGAAATGGGATCCACTAGGAAAGCCCATCAGCAACCAAGTCTTTGAAGAAGTGGAAGAGTCTTACAAGAGGCAAAAGATAAACAACTATGAAGAAGGATCAAGCACTGATCATCATGAATTCAAGAAGTTACATCACAAGTTATTGTGTGATTTCTTGAATGAAGTGCTTCCAGGTGTACTCGGAAGCACTTTTATGGAAAGGACTATTAGTCCTACTCCACGAGCTTcgtggggaaagaagttattaGAATGTGTATGGGAAATTGCCCGAGTTTCCTCAGATATGTCATCTCAATCCCTCGAAACTATACTAGCCCGAGAATTGCTATGCACCCGTTGGGACGGATTAGTTGATGAAGATGTTAATGCTCTAGGAAAAGATGTTGAATATCAGATTGTTGGTGATCTTATTCATGAAATGATCAATGATATGCAACCATAA
- the LOC129896618 gene encoding amino acid transporter AVT3B: protein MGFDKDKASSSSHVLQIPREDTPLLSKNQHLSSPSKTFANVFIAIVGAGVLGLPYTFKRTGWAMGSLMLFSVAFLTYHCMMLLVYSRRKIESHLKISQISSFGDLGFAVCGPIGRFAVDAMIVLSQAGFCISYIIFIANTLAYCFNYSKTNPNPKILGFPPKVVYIWSSFPFQLGLNSIPTLTLLAPLSIFADVVELGAMGVVMVEDVMIYLKSSHVLEAFGGFSVFFYGLGVAVYAFEGVGMVLPLEAETKDKGKFGKILGFSMALISLMYGSFGVLGYFAFGEDTKDIITTNLGQGVLSSLVQIGLCINLFLTFPLMMNPVYEVVERRFCEGRYCVWLRWIMVLLVTFVALLVPNFADFLSLVGSSVCIILGFVLPALFHLIVFKDELRWHGLACDGAIIVLAAVFSVYGTYSLMLEVFGAKE from the coding sequence ATGGGGTTTGATAAAGATAAAGCAAGTTCATCCTCTCATGTCTTGCAAATCCCAAGAGAAGACACACCATTATTATCCAAGAATCAACATCTTTCTTCACcttcaaagacttttgctaaTGTTTTCATTGCTATAGTTGGAGCAGGTGTTCTTGGTCTTCCATATACCTTCAAGAGAACAGGATGGGCAATGGGTTCTCTTATGCTATTTTCAGTTGCATTTTTAACTTACCATTGTATGATGCTTCTTGTGTATTCAAGAAGAAAGATTGAATCCCATCTCAAGATTTCCCAAATTTCATCTTTTGGTGATTTGGGGTTTGCTGTTTGTGGACCTATTGGTAGATTTGCTGTTGATGCTATGATTGTTCTGTCACAAGCTGGTTTTTGTATCAGTTACATAATTTTCATAGCAAATACTTTAGCATATTGTTTTAATTACTCCAAAACTAATCCAAATCCCAAAATCTTGGGGTTTCCACCTAAAGTTGTGTATATTTGGAGCTCTTTTCCCTTTCAGTTGGGATTGAATTCAATTCCTACTCTTACCCTTTTAGCCCCTTTGAGTATTTTTGCTGATGTTGTTGAATTAGGAGCTATGGGGGTTGTGATGGTTGAAGATGTGATGATTTATTTAAAGAGTAGTCATGTTCTTGAAGCTTTTGGTGGATTTAGTGTGTTTTTCTATGGTCTTGGTGTAGCTGTTTATGCTTTTGAAGGTGTTGGAATGGTGTTGCCTTTGGAAGCTGAGACAAAAGACAAGGGAAAATTTGGGAAAATCTTGGGTTTTTCAATGGCTTTGATATCTCTAATGTATGGTTCTTTTGGAGTGTTGGGATATTTTGCTTTTGGTGAAGATACAAAGGATATAATTACGACGAATCTCGGACAAGGAGTGCTTAGCAGCCTTGTTCAAATTGGTCTTTGCATAAATTTGTTCTTAACTTTCCCTCTGATGATGAATCCAGTGTATGAAGTAGTGGAAAGGAGGTTTTGTGAAGGGAGGTACTGTGTTTGGCTAAGATGGATTATGGTTTTGTTAGTGACATTTGTGGCATTGTTGGTTCCAAATTTTGCTGATTTCTTGTCATTGGTTGGGAGCAGTGTGTGCATAATTCTTGGCTTTGTGTTGCCTGCTTTGTTTCATCTGATCGTGTTCAAAGATGAGCTAAGATGGCATGGTTTGGCTTGTGATGGTGCAATTATTGTATTGGCTGCTGTTTTTTCAGTCTATGGAACCTACTCTTTAATGCTGGAGGTATTTGGAGCCAAGGAATAA